The proteins below are encoded in one region of Fimbriimonadaceae bacterium:
- a CDS encoding vitamin K epoxide reductase family protein — protein MSTVTEAGAVKASGSAAMVNRVVAFLSWAGVFVAGALSFSHVFGKSLPCGTTGGCDTVAMHPTAAWFGVPVALVGLIGYLLLAGLAAARSFGPPNMWKPLSQAGLVVASFGFMASMYFVYTSIAVIQATCLWCLASAGIMTAIFFATLVMSQMPVPEGRGGRQDMMATAGGMILALGSLGGYSAYLNAKAEDIVKGVNLQGITIEELLPGESRMKGTADAPVTIIEFADVNCPACRRAAPVIEQIFREGKGRIRIAFRHVPLVEHAGHETSMHAAVAAEYAAKSGKFWQYLGACFSEANEFRVKSPEGLIQIATEMGLDEEGVRAAMQSDSPEATSVVADLNLSKQIDLGGTPTFIVLAKGAEPKVVTISRLEALLKEEPYLSLIEGK, from the coding sequence ATGAGCACTGTTACCGAAGCTGGGGCGGTCAAGGCTTCCGGGTCGGCCGCGATGGTGAACCGAGTGGTCGCGTTCCTTTCCTGGGCCGGCGTCTTCGTCGCGGGCGCCCTGAGCTTTTCCCACGTCTTCGGCAAGTCGCTTCCTTGCGGCACCACCGGAGGTTGCGACACGGTCGCCATGCACCCGACTGCGGCGTGGTTCGGGGTTCCTGTCGCCCTTGTCGGCCTTATCGGCTACCTTCTCCTGGCCGGATTGGCCGCGGCACGCTCGTTCGGCCCGCCGAACATGTGGAAGCCGCTCTCGCAAGCCGGGCTCGTGGTCGCCAGCTTTGGCTTCATGGCCAGCATGTACTTCGTCTACACCTCGATCGCGGTCATCCAGGCCACCTGCCTTTGGTGCCTGGCCTCGGCGGGCATCATGACGGCCATATTCTTCGCGACCCTCGTGATGTCGCAGATGCCTGTGCCGGAAGGGCGGGGCGGGCGCCAGGACATGATGGCGACGGCGGGCGGCATGATCCTCGCCCTCGGCTCTCTGGGGGGCTATAGCGCGTACCTCAACGCCAAGGCGGAGGACATCGTGAAGGGGGTGAACCTGCAGGGCATTACCATCGAGGAGCTGCTCCCGGGCGAATCCAGGATGAAGGGCACGGCCGACGCACCGGTCACGATCATCGAGTTCGCCGACGTCAACTGCCCCGCCTGCCGTCGAGCTGCCCCGGTCATCGAGCAGATCTTCCGCGAGGGCAAAGGCCGCATCCGCATCGCCTTCCGCCACGTTCCACTGGTGGAACACGCCGGGCACGAGACCAGCATGCACGCGGCCGTCGCCGCCGAGTATGCAGCCAAGTCCGGCAAGTTCTGGCAGTACCTGGGCGCCTGCTTCTCGGAAGCGAACGAGTTCCGCGTCAAGTCTCCCGAGGGCTTGATCCAGATCGCCACCGAGATGGGGCTGGACGAGGAAGGGGTCCGCGCCGCCATGCAGTCGGATTCGCCTGAGGCGACCTCCGTCGTCGCAGACCTGAACCTCTCCAAGCAGATCGACCTCGGCGGGACCCCGACCTTCATCGTCCTGGCCAAGGGCGCGGAACCGAAGGTCGTGACCATATCCCGGCTGGAAGCCCTGCTCAAGGAAGAGCCTTACCTCTCGCTGATCGAGGGCAAGTAG
- the miaB gene encoding tRNA (N6-isopentenyl adenosine(37)-C2)-methylthiotransferase MiaB: MAALLQPGILPKRNKTVRGTYFVQTWGCQMNEEDSEQIALYLENLGLARAESPREAHVVVLNTCSVRKKPEDKAFSFLGFLREIKASRPEMVVGVAGCMAQLRADEIRQRNPHVDFVVGTAQVSAIPGLVEQALQQKRFEKRLDLPERKGAVVTDIPQRQIERRGKLKAFVPIQYGCDKFCTFCIVPTTRGRERSRPTQHIVEEVRRLAELGTREVTLLGQTVNSYGKNLAEGNVPFSTLLRLLAGIPGLERIRYTSPYPRDFKHDLIETIRAVPEVMEHCHMPLQAGDDGLLKRMKRLYTVESYAAIVAELRAAVPGIGLTTDIIVGFPGETDLEFQATLDAMERFQFDGAYMFKYSPRPGTPAAEMEQVDPLVAKTRLDKLIEVQTAITCARNAALVGQSFEVLVEGPTPKNPSLIQGYSRCFRMLHFPAKPEWVGELVTVRATEGHLWGLSGTA, translated from the coding sequence ATGGCCGCCCTCCTCCAGCCCGGCATCCTTCCGAAGCGCAACAAAACCGTGCGCGGCACGTACTTCGTGCAGACCTGGGGGTGCCAGATGAATGAGGAGGACAGCGAACAGATCGCGCTCTACCTGGAGAACCTTGGCCTCGCCCGGGCCGAGAGCCCCCGCGAGGCACACGTGGTCGTGCTGAACACCTGCAGCGTCCGCAAGAAGCCGGAGGACAAGGCGTTCAGCTTCCTCGGATTCCTGCGCGAGATCAAGGCCTCGCGGCCTGAGATGGTGGTGGGGGTGGCGGGGTGCATGGCCCAGCTCCGCGCCGACGAGATCCGACAGCGCAATCCCCACGTGGACTTCGTCGTGGGCACCGCCCAGGTGAGCGCCATCCCCGGCCTCGTCGAGCAAGCCCTCCAGCAGAAGCGTTTCGAGAAGCGACTGGATCTCCCCGAGCGAAAGGGGGCGGTCGTCACCGACATTCCCCAGCGCCAGATCGAACGACGCGGCAAGCTCAAGGCGTTCGTGCCGATCCAGTACGGCTGCGACAAGTTCTGCACGTTTTGCATCGTGCCGACCACCCGCGGCCGCGAACGGTCAAGGCCGACCCAGCACATCGTCGAGGAGGTCCGCCGCCTCGCCGAGCTCGGAACCCGCGAGGTCACGCTGCTCGGCCAGACCGTCAACTCCTATGGCAAGAACCTGGCCGAGGGGAACGTGCCGTTCTCGACGCTCCTGCGCCTGCTCGCGGGCATTCCCGGCCTGGAGCGCATCCGCTACACGTCCCCCTACCCGCGCGACTTCAAGCACGACCTCATTGAGACGATCCGCGCAGTCCCCGAGGTCATGGAGCACTGTCACATGCCGCTCCAGGCGGGCGACGACGGGTTGCTGAAGCGCATGAAGAGGCTCTACACGGTCGAGTCCTATGCCGCGATCGTCGCGGAACTCAGGGCGGCTGTGCCCGGGATCGGCCTCACCACCGACATCATCGTCGGCTTCCCCGGCGAGACCGACCTGGAGTTCCAGGCCACCTTGGACGCGATGGAGCGGTTCCAGTTCGACGGGGCGTACATGTTCAAGTACAGCCCCCGCCCCGGCACCCCCGCCGCCGAGATGGAACAGGTCGACCCCCTGGTCGCCAAGACGAGGCTGGACAAGCTGATCGAGGTGCAGACCGCCATCACCTGTGCCCGCAACGCCGCACTCGTGGGACAATCGTTCGAGGTGCTGGTCGAGGGCCCGACCCCCAAGAACCCCTCCCTCATTCAAGGCTACTCCCGCTGCTTTCGCATGCTCCACTTCCCGGCGAAGCCGGAGTGGGTCGGCGAGTTGGTCACGGTACGGGCGACTGAGGGCCACCTTTGGGGATTGAGCGGTACGGCGTAG
- a CDS encoding erythromycin esterase family protein — MTWLAAIAIGQTLVAQHVALEGDDYADLGFLRQELRGKSLVQLGEATHGTAEFYLLKTRLVKFLHDELGYDTLILESGALETNLAMAQRNGLSDRELMESTVFDNFCWKEALPLFTYIKSRPKLRVLGMDPQFSSDAVLTLVSDLIKPYEPSLAEEAAKRLGEGYQFLGKTDQPEEFNKARDSYLEWLKDFDKKLGSIRFKTAERVASSTLRQAVKDLRRYWNYRPDTPLVERMALRDQIMAERTLAGLGKGRAVVWAHNGHIGRGLGYRILGDTLRDKLGAKTYAIGLFAREGEFYAHWERAVRPLPAAPDGLPSKFPAEGEAWFATTSAFREPLAAAEPENGGVLTFVPADRFDAVVSVSRSTAPTRLPR; from the coding sequence ATGACGTGGCTCGCCGCGATCGCCATAGGGCAAACCTTGGTCGCCCAACATGTGGCGCTGGAAGGCGACGACTACGCCGACCTTGGCTTCTTAAGGCAAGAATTGCGAGGCAAGTCTCTCGTGCAGTTGGGCGAAGCGACCCATGGCACGGCTGAGTTCTACTTATTGAAGACCCGTCTCGTGAAGTTTCTTCACGATGAGTTGGGTTACGACACCCTCATTTTAGAGAGCGGGGCGTTGGAGACGAACCTTGCCATGGCGCAGCGGAATGGGTTAAGCGACCGTGAACTTATGGAGAGCACGGTGTTCGACAATTTCTGTTGGAAGGAAGCGCTGCCCCTCTTCACCTATATCAAGTCGCGACCCAAACTACGGGTCCTGGGGATGGATCCGCAATTCTCTTCCGACGCGGTGCTCACGCTAGTCTCAGACCTCATCAAGCCGTACGAGCCCAGCCTTGCCGAAGAGGCAGCAAAACGGCTAGGCGAAGGGTACCAGTTCCTTGGCAAGACCGACCAGCCAGAAGAATTCAACAAAGCGCGCGATTCTTATCTCGAATGGCTCAAGGACTTTGACAAAAAGTTGGGCTCGATCCGCTTCAAGACTGCCGAGAGAGTCGCGTCTTCCACTCTTCGTCAGGCCGTGAAGGATCTCCGACGTTATTGGAATTACAGACCCGACACTCCGCTCGTAGAGAGGATGGCGCTTCGCGACCAGATTATGGCCGAGCGAACCCTTGCTGGTTTGGGCAAGGGGCGTGCGGTTGTCTGGGCGCACAATGGCCATATTGGCCGTGGCCTGGGGTATCGAATCTTGGGCGATACTTTACGCGATAAACTCGGGGCGAAGACTTACGCCATTGGTCTGTTCGCGCGGGAGGGCGAGTTCTACGCTCACTGGGAGCGCGCGGTTCGCCCTCTCCCCGCAGCACCCGACGGGCTCCCCTCTAAGTTCCCCGCCGAAGGCGAGGCCTGGTTCGCGACGACCAGTGCCTTCCGCGAGCCGCTAGCCGCGGCCGAGCCAGAGAACGGTGGCGTGCTCACGTTCGTGCCCGCCGACCGCTTCGACGCGGTCGTCTCCGTCAGCCGTTCTACCGCTCCGACTCGTTTGCCGCGCTAA
- the corA gene encoding magnesium/cobalt transporter CorA → MAEALVGSVRAAQLVGLEARPLALPGDQVDPDALLWVNAVASDLDHLPEVARTLVDLCPLTIEDALSGHMRAGIERRNGVFGFMLTATHFYASEPVYQPVAVFASARRIVTLTREPVPVVDEVFQDWIEDTDDVGPDQGTLLHSLLDALVDGYFPVLDTFHEKIEDLEDTVFEQARVQPGPALALKRDLLVMRKQIAPVRDNINALVRYGEPLVPKDQILAFNDVYNHCMRLSENIDLGRDILTSIMDAQIGLVSNRLNEVMRTLTVVSTLLMVSSLIAGIYGMNFQYMPELQLRYGYPLALVSMVVASLVVIAVFKRRGYL, encoded by the coding sequence ATGGCAGAGGCTTTGGTCGGCTCCGTACGCGCGGCGCAGCTCGTGGGGTTGGAGGCAAGACCGCTGGCCCTGCCGGGCGACCAGGTCGATCCGGACGCGCTGCTCTGGGTGAACGCGGTCGCAAGCGACCTCGACCACCTGCCCGAAGTCGCGCGGACCCTGGTCGATCTCTGCCCACTGACGATCGAGGACGCCCTCAGCGGCCACATGCGCGCCGGGATTGAACGCCGCAACGGTGTCTTCGGGTTCATGCTGACGGCCACCCACTTTTACGCCTCCGAGCCTGTCTATCAGCCGGTCGCCGTCTTCGCCTCTGCTCGCCGGATCGTGACGCTCACGCGGGAACCGGTGCCAGTGGTGGACGAGGTCTTCCAGGATTGGATCGAGGACACCGACGACGTCGGCCCAGACCAGGGCACCCTCTTGCACAGCCTGTTGGACGCCCTCGTCGACGGCTATTTCCCGGTGCTGGACACCTTCCACGAGAAGATCGAGGACTTGGAGGACACCGTCTTCGAGCAGGCGCGGGTGCAACCCGGCCCTGCGCTCGCGCTGAAACGGGACTTGCTCGTCATGCGAAAGCAGATCGCCCCCGTCCGCGATAATATCAACGCGTTAGTCCGCTATGGCGAACCGCTTGTGCCGAAAGACCAGATCTTAGCGTTTAACGACGTCTACAACCATTGCATGCGCTTAAGCGAGAACATTGACCTTGGGCGCGACATCTTGACGTCTATCATGGACGCGCAGATCGGGCTCGTGAGCAACCGGCTGAACGAGGTGATGCGGACTTTGACCGTGGTCTCGACCCTGCTCATGGTCAGCTCCCTAATCGCCGGGATCTATGGCATGAACTTTCAATACATGCCGGAGCTGCAGCTCCGCTACGGGTACCCCCTTGCGCTCGTCAGCATGGTGGTCGCGAGCCTGGTCGTGATCGCGGTCTTCAAGCGCCGCGGCTACCTGTGA